The Crocinitomicaceae bacterium genome includes a region encoding these proteins:
- a CDS encoding STAS/SEC14 domain-containing protein, with amino-acid sequence MKDYINLEKVSIQLLDKEIICTHYKSGFTITVDDAREIDNAQHVISGDQEVAMLVDIYNVDNKILKEAKEYFTKKGKMLALTRAVAIVQKSGQENLLGGFFSGLIKPIYPVKTFETRQDALLWLKAVN; translated from the coding sequence ATGAAAGATTACATCAACCTAGAAAAAGTAAGCATCCAATTGCTTGACAAAGAAATTATCTGTACACATTACAAAAGTGGCTTTACCATTACGGTTGATGATGCGCGTGAAATTGACAACGCTCAGCATGTTATCTCAGGTGATCAAGAAGTGGCTATGCTGGTTGACATTTACAACGTTGACAATAAAATTCTAAAAGAGGCTAAGGAGTATTTTACCAAAAAAGGAAAGATGCTTGCACTCACACGCGCAGTGGCAATTGTTCAAAAATCAGGACAAGAAAATTTGCTCGGCGGATTTTTTTCAGGTCTGATCAAACCTATTTATCCGGTAAAAACTTTTGAGACAAGACAGGATGCTTTGTTGTGGTTGAAGGCTGTGAATTGA
- a CDS encoding STAS/SEC14 domain-containing protein, whose protein sequence is MQHVISGDQEVAMLVDIYNVDNKILKEAKEYFTKKGKMLALTRAVAIVQKSGQENLLGGFFSGLIKPIYPVKTFETRQDALLWLKAVN, encoded by the coding sequence ATGCAGCATGTTATCTCAGGTGATCAAGAAGTGGCTATGCTCGTTGACATTTACAACGTTGACAATAAAATTCTAAAAGAGGCTAAGGAGTATTTTACCAAAAAAGGGAAAATGCTTGCTCTGACCCGCGCCGTGGCAATTGTTCAAAAATCAGGACAAGAAAATTTGCTCGGCGGATTTTTTTCAGGTTTGATCAAACCTATTTATCCGGTAAAAACTTTTGAGACAAGACAGGATGCTTTGTTGTGGTTGAAGGCTGTGAATTGA
- a CDS encoding caspase family protein, which produces MRIILLYISLAVTAFSAAQTQNKFLAIKPEGHTGMIRAMVIDNEGKIITAGLDKTIKVWNSEQGYLEREILGQIGDGCEGIIYSLAISPDNKYLAVSGWFGDDPGYEGYDIKDVTDIRLYEYKTGKLIRLLKGHYDIALEIAFSPSSDCMYSVDQFGSVLFWDLKENTHQEMEQFGNDVNDLKIFSDCIVTSHRNGMVNQWNLKQPMKPIYSYKRLYRNKVPANKLAISPTGEHIAVSCGHLVIILDQYLKEINAYVNGKPEHKITKLSFSNDGKRLLVAACSGFIENQIMKVYEKITGDWAVISSYKKHKDAVLCAAFVNDSVCVTAGGLQNEIVVWRAKDHKKYGPIVHELIGYGNIPYSVGMKHNKIALGTKSNIQNFGLSPYNFVFDFYERNVQSYDSTESFPKPIHEFNDYSLEISNNNSTLYIKKGNKIISSIKRDIYSGFSHFSVTFALEKFLVSGGGFGRLDAFDLMGNKLTSMTGHTGDVIGLSVSDDKQFLISSGRDQTIRLWKLKDIGKHETIYPVVSLFIAQNEEWVIWTEEGYYTSSKKGASYVGFHINQGRNREAKFYSFEQFDYKYNRPDIVLANLNFIDKSIVELYHAAYLKRLKRMQLDEAALSDVINVPVIDIVAYGTNQNSGTITIEASDSLFTIKAVNIYLNEVPIYGLNGLPIEHLGLNYFERTVELELISGINNIEVSVTNSVGAESLKEKVVLYNEHQTESNLYLVSIGVSEYEDSTYNLEYAAKDAEDVNTLFSGVDFYTNVYNKLLTNDMVTREKLSELKEFLAKAQRNDVVLFFIAGHGVRDNNLDYFFCTYDMDFLLPDKNGISYEQLESLFDGIRAIRKLLIMDTCLSGKIYRDEIEALTNEGAKFNDSLNFRNIDSSVIFQEKKNLEKTIEILKQMFSDISTGTGTTVISSAGGIEYALEGDNWENGLFTYCLLDGIRTKSADINKDGDIMLSELKNYLTKRVNELSNGMQIPTSRFENLNMDFRVW; this is translated from the coding sequence ATGCGTATTATTCTCCTTTATATTTCTTTAGCGGTCACAGCTTTTTCAGCAGCTCAAACTCAGAATAAGTTTCTCGCCATTAAACCTGAAGGTCATACAGGAATGATCAGAGCAATGGTCATTGACAATGAAGGCAAAATAATCACAGCTGGTTTGGACAAAACAATAAAAGTATGGAATAGCGAGCAAGGCTATCTTGAAAGAGAAATTCTCGGACAGATTGGAGATGGATGTGAAGGGATAATCTACAGTCTTGCCATCTCTCCTGATAATAAATATCTGGCGGTAAGCGGCTGGTTTGGCGATGACCCCGGATATGAAGGTTACGACATAAAAGATGTGACCGACATCAGGCTATATGAATATAAAACAGGTAAACTAATACGATTACTAAAAGGCCATTACGATATTGCCCTAGAAATTGCTTTTAGTCCTTCTTCCGATTGCATGTACTCAGTTGATCAATTCGGATCAGTACTTTTCTGGGACCTGAAAGAGAATACCCATCAGGAAATGGAACAATTCGGGAATGACGTCAATGATCTCAAAATATTTTCTGACTGCATTGTTACCTCTCACCGGAATGGTATGGTTAACCAATGGAATTTAAAACAACCAATGAAACCAATATACTCCTACAAAAGATTATACCGGAATAAAGTACCTGCCAACAAGTTGGCCATTTCTCCAACCGGTGAGCACATTGCCGTTTCATGCGGACATCTCGTTATTATTCTCGATCAATATTTAAAAGAAATTAATGCATACGTCAATGGTAAACCTGAACATAAAATTACAAAACTGAGTTTCTCAAATGATGGCAAAAGACTTTTAGTAGCAGCCTGTTCAGGTTTTATTGAAAATCAAATCATGAAGGTTTATGAAAAAATTACCGGGGATTGGGCTGTCATATCCAGCTACAAGAAACATAAGGATGCGGTTCTTTGTGCAGCATTTGTTAATGATTCAGTTTGTGTTACTGCAGGAGGTCTGCAAAATGAAATAGTAGTCTGGCGAGCCAAAGATCATAAGAAATACGGTCCAATCGTTCATGAGTTAATCGGTTATGGTAATATCCCGTATTCCGTTGGAATGAAGCATAACAAAATAGCCCTCGGAACAAAATCGAACATCCAAAACTTTGGCTTAAGTCCGTACAACTTTGTTTTTGATTTCTACGAGAGAAATGTTCAAAGTTATGATAGCACAGAATCATTCCCAAAGCCGATTCATGAGTTCAACGACTATTCATTGGAAATCTCGAACAATAATTCTACGCTGTACATAAAAAAAGGTAATAAGATAATTTCATCTATCAAAAGAGATATTTACAGCGGCTTTTCACATTTTTCTGTAACTTTTGCTTTGGAAAAATTTTTGGTTTCCGGTGGCGGTTTTGGCAGGCTTGATGCCTTCGACTTAATGGGAAATAAACTCACCTCTATGACTGGCCATACGGGTGATGTAATCGGACTATCAGTTTCCGATGATAAACAATTTCTTATTTCCAGTGGACGGGATCAAACAATTCGATTATGGAAACTCAAAGACATTGGAAAGCACGAAACAATCTACCCAGTTGTTTCACTTTTCATTGCGCAAAATGAAGAATGGGTAATTTGGACTGAAGAAGGCTACTATACAAGTTCTAAAAAAGGGGCTTCCTATGTTGGTTTTCATATAAATCAAGGCAGAAACAGAGAAGCAAAGTTCTATTCATTCGAACAGTTTGATTACAAATATAACCGACCTGATATTGTATTGGCAAACTTAAACTTCATTGATAAATCCATTGTAGAACTTTATCATGCTGCCTATTTGAAACGACTAAAAAGAATGCAACTTGATGAGGCAGCTTTGAGCGACGTAATCAATGTTCCGGTCATTGATATTGTAGCTTACGGTACCAATCAAAATTCCGGTACAATTACCATTGAGGCATCAGATAGCCTTTTTACGATTAAAGCAGTTAATATCTACTTGAATGAAGTACCAATTTATGGTCTAAATGGACTTCCAATTGAGCACTTGGGCTTGAATTATTTTGAACGAACAGTTGAATTAGAGCTGATATCCGGCATAAATAACATAGAGGTTTCTGTTACGAATTCCGTAGGTGCTGAATCACTCAAAGAAAAGGTTGTATTGTATAATGAGCACCAAACCGAAAGCAATCTTTATTTAGTAAGTATTGGAGTTTCTGAATACGAAGACTCAACGTATAATCTTGAATACGCCGCCAAAGACGCCGAAGATGTTAATACTCTTTTTTCTGGTGTTGACTTTTACACCAATGTGTATAATAAACTGCTCACCAATGACATGGTGACCAGAGAGAAATTATCAGAACTCAAAGAATTTTTGGCGAAAGCCCAACGAAATGACGTTGTTCTGTTTTTCATTGCGGGGCATGGGGTCAGAGACAACAACCTCGACTACTTTTTTTGTACCTACGATATGGACTTTCTCCTTCCCGATAAAAATGGAATTTCATACGAACAACTCGAATCGCTATTCGATGGAATAAGGGCAATCCGTAAATTACTTATTATGGATACGTGTCTCAGTGGTAAAATTTATAGAGACGAAATTGAAGCGCTTACCAATGAAGGAGCAAAATTCAATGATTCCCTGAATTTCAGAAACATAGATTCCTCTGTAATATTTCAAGAGAAAAAAAATCTTGAAAAAACAATTGAGATACTCAAACAAATGTTTAGTGATATTTCTACCGGAACAGGAACCACAGTCATTTCATCAGCGGGCGGAATTGAATATGCACTGGAAGGCGATAACTGGGAAAACGGACTCTTTACATACTGCCTTCTCGACGGAATCAGAACAAAAAGTGCTGATATCAACAAGGATGGAGATATTATGCTTTCAGAATTGAAGAATTATCTCACAAAAAGGGTGAACGAATTATCAAATGGCATGCAAATACCTACCTCTAGATTTGAAAACCTTAACATGGATTTCAGAGTTTGGTAA
- a CDS encoding cold shock domain-containing protein translates to MSKSRETWNKKEMETIRKKKREEKEKRKSEKKADSKSSGKRSFEEMIAYVDENGQLTTMAPDKTKKKEEIDVDSIQISISRKEFSDEEDPGFTGVVAFFNTSKGYGFIKDPAANKSYFVHINDLLSPIKEGDKVTFKTAASQRGLKAVEVKVMG, encoded by the coding sequence ATGAGCAAATCAAGAGAAACGTGGAATAAAAAAGAAATGGAAACCATCCGCAAGAAGAAGCGTGAGGAGAAAGAGAAGCGGAAATCAGAAAAAAAAGCAGATTCAAAATCATCAGGAAAGAGATCATTTGAAGAGATGATTGCTTATGTAGATGAGAACGGGCAGCTCACTACCATGGCTCCTGACAAAACAAAAAAGAAAGAAGAGATTGACGTTGATTCAATTCAAATCAGCATAAGTCGAAAAGAATTTTCAGACGAAGAAGATCCGGGATTCACCGGCGTTGTTGCCTTTTTCAATACCTCAAAAGGCTATGGTTTCATCAAAGATCCGGCAGCCAATAAAAGTTATTTTGTTCACATCAATGATTTACTAAGTCCTATCAAAGAAGGCGATAAAGTAACATTCAAAACTGCTGCCAGCCAGCGCGGATTGAAGGCAGTTGAGGTGAAGGTGATGGGTTAG
- a CDS encoding PD40 domain-containing protein yields the protein MRKKIIPFLLTALVFQSCYQRSTSTKTVPKVVVKERVVNYRDLSVPEEGGTKFTKFTDETDVVIGPNIKSSEGVIDWYAAPFLSISPDGKKVAYIGSKNDQTNIYIKSTEGGKSTVQRTFRNNVIGLCFSRDGEYIAFTESMDSDLNIYQIKSEQGAAIQQITSSTSAESAPVYNSDFTELFYCKGEYSYEQQTTRYYIWSYNIKSSLSTQYTEGFSPDISKDNSLLVINRNNKETGLGEIWTINVTTGQETLILSHQEMGFSTPRLSPDGKKVLCVGSTLATRERMENLDLYIVNIDGTQLTQLTFHPGHDVSPEWSPDGSKIYFLSQRGTEDGGYNVWMIDYNL from the coding sequence ATGAGAAAAAAGATTATTCCATTTTTACTGACAGCACTGGTTTTTCAATCATGCTACCAGCGAAGTACATCGACTAAAACAGTTCCAAAGGTTGTTGTCAAAGAACGGGTTGTGAATTACCGTGATCTATCCGTACCAGAAGAGGGCGGTACAAAATTCACAAAATTCACTGATGAAACAGACGTAGTAATTGGTCCTAATATCAAAAGTAGTGAGGGTGTTATTGATTGGTACGCAGCCCCATTTTTAAGTATTAGCCCAGACGGTAAAAAAGTGGCCTACATAGGTTCAAAAAACGACCAGACTAATATCTATATCAAAAGTACTGAAGGTGGGAAAAGTACTGTTCAAAGAACATTTCGCAATAACGTGATTGGACTTTGTTTTTCACGAGATGGCGAATATATTGCCTTCACTGAAAGCATGGATAGTGATTTGAATATTTACCAAATTAAATCAGAGCAAGGAGCAGCTATACAGCAGATAACCAGTTCTACTTCTGCTGAATCTGCACCGGTCTACAATTCAGATTTCACAGAATTATTCTATTGCAAGGGGGAATATTCGTATGAGCAACAAACAACCCGTTATTATATTTGGAGTTATAATATTAAATCTTCTCTTTCTACACAATATACAGAAGGCTTCAGTCCGGATATTTCAAAAGATAATTCCCTTCTTGTAATTAACAGAAATAATAAAGAAACCGGACTTGGAGAAATATGGACAATCAATGTAACAACCGGTCAGGAAACACTCATATTAAGTCATCAGGAGATGGGATTTTCTACCCCTCGACTTTCACCTGACGGAAAAAAAGTCCTTTGCGTAGGTTCAACACTTGCAACCCGTGAGCGAATGGAGAATTTAGATTTGTATATCGTCAATATTGATGGAACCCAACTTACACAATTAACCTTTCATCCCGGGCATGATGTATCTCCAGAATGGAGTCCGGACGGATCCAAGATATATTTCCTTTCACAACGAGGAACAGAGGATGGCGGATATAATGTTTGGATGATTGATTACAATTTATAA
- the mfd gene encoding transcription-repair coupling factor — translation MNVSEFRSAYAKSEKVRMICSHLAAHCPKISLQGLAGSAKTVIADAVIQELGGNHLFILPDKEEAAFFYNDLQNLDHLNQGILFFPHSYKRPYQIEETDNANVVSRAEVLERINRNAAAIIVTYPEALSEKVITKKQFAKSILEIKQGGNYSIDFINELLIEYDFEKVDFVYAPGQFAVRGGIVDVFSFSNDEPFRVEFFGDDVDTIRTFDPVNQLSVKTVNRFTVVPNIQHQKTEEVRESFLHFIQPQTTIWIKDVDLICGLMEKAYLKATEAYNQLAESPVKHSPPVDLFLDQHHLLDQLKKYALVEYSDRPVLSETAVHFNCGMQPSFNKNFDLLIEDLTNRKKAKFINFIISSQPKQIERLYSIFKDLKADVEFSMLTIALHEGFIDNEMRFVCYTDHQIFERYHRFRLKEGYRKNQQALTLKEIYNLQKGDFVTHIDHGIGRFSGLEIIDVNGKPQEAIRLVYKDNDVLYVSIHSLHRISKYSGKDGTEPTMNKIGSQQWSNAKKKTKSRVKELAYDLIKLYAERKKEKGFAFAPDTYLQNELEASFIYEDTPDQLKATLAVKEDMESEAPMDRLICGDVGFGKTEVAIRAAFKAATDGKQVAVLVPTTILSIQHYKTFSARLKEFPVRVEYINRFKSQKKITETLKALEKGEIDIIIGTHAIVGKNVKFKDLGLIIIDEEQKFGVGVKDKLKTMRTSVDTLTLTATPIPRTLQFSLMGARDLSVINTPPPNRQPVETEIIGMNEEVIRDAITYEVQRGGQVFFVHNRIQNIHEIAGMIQRLCPGIRLAVGHGQMDGEKLEDIMTGFMEYEYDVLVATTIIESGIDVPNANTIIINNAQTFGMSDLHQMRGRVGRSNKKAFCYLITPPMHHLPADSRKRLEAVAHFSDLGSGFNIAMRDLDIRGAGNLLGGEQSGFINDIGFEMYQKILAEAIQELRENEFKDLFDADPDVDGKDFVQDCIFETDLELLIPDNYVNQVTERLVLYQDLDSAKNDEELSQFKTGLIDRFGPLPLQVEELIYSMQLRRMAKELGFEKLVIKGGKMIGYFISKQDSPYYQSNTFTSVLNFIQTNPNDCVMNERNEKLRLVFDHVKSISKAVENLGRIGSLVV, via the coding sequence ATGAACGTTTCTGAGTTTCGTTCAGCTTACGCAAAAAGTGAAAAAGTGAGAATGATCTGTTCTCACTTGGCGGCGCATTGTCCAAAAATTAGTTTGCAGGGTTTGGCGGGTTCAGCTAAAACGGTGATTGCTGATGCGGTGATTCAAGAGCTTGGCGGGAATCATCTTTTCATTCTGCCGGATAAAGAAGAAGCTGCTTTTTTTTATAATGATTTGCAGAATTTGGATCATTTGAATCAGGGTATTTTATTTTTTCCGCATAGTTATAAAAGACCTTATCAAATAGAAGAGACTGATAATGCCAACGTGGTTTCACGCGCTGAAGTGTTGGAGCGTATCAACCGAAACGCAGCTGCAATTATTGTGACATATCCTGAAGCATTATCTGAAAAAGTAATCACCAAAAAACAATTTGCCAAAAGTATTCTTGAAATAAAACAAGGCGGAAATTATTCGATTGATTTTATCAACGAACTGCTCATTGAGTATGATTTTGAGAAAGTAGATTTTGTCTACGCACCCGGACAATTTGCCGTGCGCGGTGGTATTGTTGATGTGTTTTCTTTTTCAAATGATGAGCCCTTCAGAGTTGAGTTTTTTGGAGATGATGTAGATACCATTCGCACGTTTGATCCGGTGAATCAATTGTCTGTGAAAACGGTTAATCGCTTTACGGTTGTTCCAAATATTCAGCATCAAAAAACGGAAGAGGTGCGTGAAAGTTTTCTGCATTTTATTCAGCCACAAACCACCATTTGGATTAAAGATGTTGACCTCATCTGCGGCTTAATGGAAAAAGCATATTTGAAAGCAACTGAGGCATACAATCAATTGGCAGAATCACCGGTGAAACATTCTCCGCCGGTTGATCTTTTTTTAGATCAGCATCACTTGCTTGATCAATTGAAAAAATATGCTTTAGTTGAATACAGTGATCGTCCGGTATTGAGTGAAACGGCTGTACACTTCAACTGCGGCATGCAACCAAGCTTCAATAAAAATTTTGATTTGCTGATTGAAGATCTTACAAACAGAAAAAAAGCAAAGTTTATCAACTTCATCATTTCAAGTCAGCCCAAACAAATTGAACGCCTTTACTCTATCTTCAAAGATTTAAAAGCAGATGTAGAATTCAGCATGCTCACCATTGCTTTGCATGAGGGTTTTATTGACAACGAAATGCGTTTTGTTTGTTATACTGATCACCAAATTTTTGAACGTTATCACCGCTTCAGATTAAAAGAAGGATACCGTAAAAATCAACAAGCATTAACGCTGAAAGAAATTTACAATCTTCAAAAAGGAGATTTTGTAACACATATTGATCATGGCATTGGTCGTTTTTCAGGTTTAGAAATTATTGATGTGAATGGCAAGCCGCAAGAGGCTATTCGCTTAGTGTATAAAGACAATGATGTATTGTATGTTTCAATTCACTCACTGCATCGTATTTCAAAATATTCAGGCAAAGACGGCACCGAGCCAACGATGAATAAAATTGGATCACAACAATGGAGTAATGCTAAAAAGAAAACCAAATCTCGCGTAAAAGAATTAGCGTATGATTTAATTAAATTGTATGCTGAAAGAAAAAAAGAAAAAGGTTTTGCCTTTGCGCCTGATACGTATTTACAGAATGAATTAGAAGCATCGTTCATTTATGAAGATACGCCTGACCAGTTAAAAGCAACCCTGGCAGTGAAAGAAGATATGGAGTCAGAAGCGCCTATGGACAGGCTAATTTGCGGTGATGTGGGATTTGGAAAAACTGAAGTTGCCATACGCGCTGCATTCAAAGCCGCAACAGATGGAAAACAAGTTGCCGTGTTGGTACCAACTACCATTTTATCTATACAACATTACAAAACTTTTAGCGCGCGCTTGAAAGAATTTCCGGTGAGGGTTGAGTATATCAACCGCTTCAAATCACAGAAAAAAATTACAGAAACTTTAAAAGCTTTAGAAAAAGGCGAAATTGATATCATCATTGGAACGCATGCTATAGTTGGAAAGAATGTAAAGTTCAAAGATCTTGGTTTAATCATTATTGATGAAGAGCAAAAATTTGGTGTGGGTGTAAAAGATAAATTGAAAACCATGCGCACTTCAGTTGATACCTTAACGCTTACTGCTACGCCCATTCCACGCACCTTACAATTTTCACTGATGGGTGCAAGAGACTTGTCAGTAATCAATACACCGCCACCAAATCGTCAGCCGGTTGAAACTGAAATTATCGGCATGAATGAAGAGGTGATTCGTGATGCCATAACATACGAAGTTCAACGCGGCGGTCAGGTATTTTTTGTACATAACCGCATTCAAAATATTCATGAAATTGCAGGCATGATTCAACGACTTTGCCCCGGCATTCGGTTGGCTGTTGGACATGGTCAGATGGATGGTGAAAAATTAGAAGACATCATGACCGGTTTTATGGAATACGAATACGATGTCTTGGTTGCAACTACCATCATTGAATCAGGTATTGATGTTCCAAACGCAAACACGATCATCATCAACAACGCGCAGACATTTGGCATGAGTGATTTACATCAAATGCGCGGACGTGTAGGGCGTTCTAATAAAAAAGCATTTTGTTATTTAATCACGCCGCCCATGCATCATTTGCCGGCTGATTCAAGAAAAAGATTAGAGGCCGTTGCGCATTTTTCAGATCTGGGATCGGGCTTTAATATTGCCATGCGAGATTTAGATATTCGCGGAGCAGGAAATTTATTAGGTGGAGAACAGTCAGGCTTCATCAATGATATCGGTTTTGAAATGTATCAGAAAATTCTGGCAGAAGCTATTCAAGAATTGCGTGAAAATGAATTTAAAGATTTGTTTGATGCCGATCCTGATGTTGATGGAAAAGACTTTGTTCAAGATTGCATTTTTGAAACCGATTTGGAATTGCTGATTCCGGATAATTATGTCAATCAGGTGACAGAGCGTTTAGTTTTGTATCAAGATTTAGACAGCGCAAAAAACGATGAAGAACTATCCCAATTTAAAACCGGTTTGATTGACCGCTTTGGCCCGCTCCCATTGCAAGTTGAAGAGCTCATTTACTCCATGCAATTGCGGCGCATGGCAAAAGAACTTGGCTTTGAAAAACTGGTAATCAAAGGCGGAAAAATGATTGGCTATTTCATCTCAAAACAAGATTCGCCTTACTACCAATCCAACACATTTACCAGTGTACTAAACTTCATTCAAACAAACCCAAATGATTGTGTGATGAATGAGCGCAATGAAAAACTGCGATTAGTTTTTGATCATGTGAAAAGCATTTCCAAAGCGGTGGAGAATTTGGGGAGGATTGGATCATTGGTGGTTTAG